aaatacACTGCCAACAGACTGTTACAACAGCCCTGTTTAGCCCCCAACCAGCCATCCTCCCAGCCTCCCCACCAAACCCCATCCCTTTCAGAGAGTCTGTTAGCAGTCAGGCTTTGTGAATCCAGGTTACTTTATTGGCAAGACAAATGTACATTCATATTGctaaagcacatacagtatgcaaatgACCGGGACATAAACAATGGCATAAACAAACAATGCAATCCCTTCTTTACAAAATCATCTCATCTTCCTGTGGCATACGGGTAATCCGTGGGGccggggtgaggggtgggggggtgggggggtaactAATGCTGATGCAGGCCCTTTCAAATGTTTATTTACAAGTTTGGTTGCACTCGGATAATGGGACCCActaagagggagaagagagggtgggaggggagtgtgtttgtgagcgaaAATGGGGAGAAGCATTCCACTTCCcaccacatgtacacacacacgcactcacgcacgcacgcacgcaggcacgcatgcacacacacacacacacacacacacacacacacacacacacacacacacacacacacaaagactccaGCAGAGTGCATTCTATCAAAGTCAAAAGATATGTacaataaaaagaaagaataaaacaatattgctctcttcttttttttatcttcatgttttgttttaattcCCACAACAAGCACTTAGCAATTAAATGTACACAGGGTTAGCGCTCACTGTTGTCCATCTGCCCACACAGTATAATGTAAACAAGCCAGACAAATAATAAATGTACACAGAAATGGCTGATATTTCAAAGCTTTGCCCTTTATCCTCTTAATATCCTCTTTACTGGCATGCAAAATGggttgcacacacgcacaagcaaaCCCAAATacatagagaaaaacacacacactcacacacagaaacacaggcacacacgcacatacactcacacactcactcacacacacactcacacatacacacacacacacacacacacacacacaaacacacagacaatcactcgctcactcactcacacactctcacacacatacacgcacatacagacattcacttgctcactcactcacacactctcacacacacacacaaacacaaaaaacctAACATCAACTGGCAACAGCGCAGACAGAGAGGATGTCCACAGATTCCAACACATGATGGCTCTGACTGCTGCTGATGCGCCATAAAGCAGGTGGGCTCTACAGATTCCCCTCCAGGATCACAGTTTTGAGGTCAGCAGGGCAGCTGACCGGGTAGACGGTGTGGGAGGTGTTCCGTCTCTCGATGAGCGTCGCCACCGCCTCCCCCAGCTCCAGGTGGTTCAGGAACCCAGGGGCGATGCGGTCTGGGGTGGCCACTCCCGTGTTGATTTTCACCTGCCGGAGGAAGAGGACCAGCACACAGAGATGCTTTAAGTGACAGGAAATCCAGTTCACAGCCCAACCACCCTGAAGGAATAAGTTCCTGCTTAatagttaaataggcctaaacAAACGGCTCATGGGAATAGGCCACCACTGCATCTCGACCACTGCTCTAGATGCTGTGGAATAACCAACTAATTGACTATCCAGTGAGAATGTACTGCTGAAACAGAGAAACTGTCTGTTTTGAAATGCTAGCAATGAGTTTTTACCTTGTTTGCCCCAGAGACACAATCATAATCCGATCTACCTGAACTACAAATAACTAGTTGTTGTAAGTATCCATGACCTAGGGCCTGATATGGTAGTGATACACTATAGAGTAGCAAAGACCTGCTCTTGATCccagacaaaacaacaaaaacaaccttgttgtttatttgttgtgtgtccATCAACAATATGGGACGTGTTCTGTATACAGTGtacacaaccaacacacacctgattAAGTTTGCAGGAGACATCAGGGTACTCTTCCCGCAGAACCTGACAGAAGGCCAGAGCGCTAGCTGCTCCCACCGTCAGGAACCCTGTGCCAGGCATCAGGATCTTCTCTCCAGCACCACCTGCAGGCATAAGCTTGTTATTGCAGCCTAAGTAAGACAGCCAAGGGAcacattttaaagcaacacttgtACCCCTTGTTGACAATTTAATGCTCTGAATAGTACCCATTTAGCAACTGTACCAAGTGCTTCAAATGACAAAGAGTCATATACAACAAAGTAAAGAGTACTTTGCATGGTACAACAAAGTTATAGTAAAAAGTTACATTAAGACACCAATCTCTATATTGTAAGACACTGTAGCATCAAAATTAGTTTGCAACGGTCATTTTATGTCAATACAAACTACATCTTTGCTTTAAGGGCCTTTAATCCTCAAGGGGAATGACTGGGTCAAAAAGGCCTGATATTAATTTGAGATCATGCATCGCCTCATTTTTTCAATCATAATGGGAACTTCTTTAAATGTATCTGAGTATTACTAACCATCTACTTTACAATCAAAAGCTTGTGGTTTCATGATGTCTCTCTCACGATTATTAAGAGGAGTGGCACTCACCTGTAATGAACGTGTAGGTGTAGTCAGAATCATCCCTCACCAAGGGGAAGAAGGTCTTCCATGAAACGAAAGTACTGAGGAGCAATGTGTCAATGACCTAAGATGAGCAAGAGAGTGATGAGACAAGATAGGGGTACCATCAAAGAGTTAAGTTGTCTAAGAAGACACAGAACAGTAAAATGAGACAAAACTGGAAGAGGTTTTGGATACATTGTGGATACAGGACACAGGACAGAGGGGACGAGCATGCTTAAAgttctgtgcgtgtgaatcacAGGTGTCAGGATGAATATGCAGTAGGCAATGCgagtatagcacatttcatacacagggttaattcaatgtgctttacataaacaaaatcaAAGAGTAGGCTAACAGTACAAAAGTATAAAAGGGCAAtagttttaaaatgtttaaaaagtaAAGTGCATGGAACAATTTAAAGTCTCACCCAGTGCAGTTCTTTCacggtctgtgtgtgagggggtccGCCCTGCCACCAGCTGAACCCCAAAGAAGACACCACATCTGTCACCTTCCCCACCAGTTTCAGAAGATCTTGTTTCGCCTCCTCTGCACCATCTTCCGTGCCTGAGTTCAACAGAGACAAATTCAACTCAGATGCAACTGGCTCCTGTTGAGAATTTTTGAATTGTTGACATTTTGAGCTGTCCTCTCACCGACATTCCCCACCAATGTAATCAAGTTGCCTTTGGTGGACGGAGAAACAAAATCCTTGAGTTTATCCAATCTGGCGCTGTCGCGGGAGATCACGGCTACCCTGAAACCTAAAcatccagtaaaaaaaaaaaatcataagaATGCACACATCGGATTGAACGACATGACACAAGAGCAGCCCGTCAAGCGCTCCTGTAGCCTGAGTGAGTTTGAATTCGAACGTTGTGCGCCTGTTCCACCTGACATGCGCTCGCAGCCCTCTCTTTGAAGCAAGTTCGGGATAAACCAAAGGTCGGCTGCATGGTAAATAGCTTATTTCTGTCTTTGATTCAAGGACAGATTAAGCAATGAATAGCCTATTACAATTAAATTCAAAGTGTTTTTGCTCAAAGGCTCAAGAGGCAATACGCACAGAAAGTTTGTGCGTAAATTTATTTGGCTACCTCACAGAAAGTTGCCTTTATAAGCTACAGCCTATGCAAATTAATCTATTAGTTAGTACATCCGAAAAGCATGTCTTACCCCTATCCAAAAGCGCCTTGACAACTCCGGATCCCACGGTACCTGCACCGCCAAGTGCCAACACCATCCTGTCCCCGTTTGACATTATCGGAACAAATGCAAAATCGATCAGAGAACTTCGCCAATAAGCTATGTCTAGAAGAGGTTGAGACAGAGATTGTGACTTTATCTGCCCGTTAACTCCTCATAAAGAGCTGAGACTCTTTAAACTGATGCGAAGGTCCAGGGTTCCGCCCATCTGTCAATGTCATCCATCCTAGCCACGCCCGGATTAGATGAGGGGACACCTCGCCCATTATTTACCGTTCAGTTCACCACATCAATTGGTAAAACGACACACTAAAGTGATACAGACATAGGCTACTTAAGTCCATTATATTGAACTGGCCAATTTAACAATTGTGTGTGATAAGAGGTGATTAATTGTTGCTGAATGGCGAGTTGATTGCCCGCTCCAGGAGGTAACAAAATATTACATGCAGGCTAAGTCACAACAGATCATTTAGACTAAATCAATAGGCTTTAAGAAAATGAAACAAGGCTTACACATACACCTGTGCAGTTTATTAAACATGAGACTAGCCTACTGCGTAGATTAAAATATTTAGGCCTAACTAAGTTGCAGACTATTATGGCGCTGCAGAACTGCAACAGCACTGAAATGCGCCGCATGCAACTCAATGGTCAGATTCGTTCCCATCTGGATCAGATGCGAACTCGTGCTATGATCATCTCCCTCTTGTGGCGAATTTGTAAAAATGCAACCTGTACGCCAGGGCCCAGGAGGGCTCATATCATGCACACGGGTGAAATCAGTGACAGATGTGTTTATTCAGAGAGAACACTGACGCGATACAGGCTACATCAAACGTTTCACACATGTCCGTTTGCTCGAATGTTGAAACGACAGTCATTGGTAGGAATAGATGGAAAGGATGCAGTCAttctaataaataataatacaaataataataattataataatgaaCCCTTAACCCATGTTATGATGTGGATGTCATTCTCTATCGAACGAAGGAAACATACAGGAATATGTTATTTTctaacagtaggcctaggctagtggATAAATAGAATTATCACAGTGATGGCATAGGCTACATGTATCGTGTGTAGTCACAGCTGCACGGAAGTTACGTTTGAATATTTTTGATGCGGGCCGTCAGAAGTGAAATGAAACTAATGTGTGGTCATGAGCTAGCTGAGTTGAAGATCATTTTTCACTCTTACGAATTGTAAATCAACAAGTAAGCAACTTCGGACGTCGAAGAGACACGGCAAGGTTGCTTGTTTTGTAGTTCTCCCCCTGTTTAACAAGTCGACTTGCTTTAACTTTAATCGGTAGCCAACACAaagttttggtaacttagcttGCTAACTAGCCAACTTTGAGCTAATGTAGAAACTGAGTTGCTTACGTGTGAACATTTACTACTGTAGCTGTTTTCCgagttgtttttctctatgtatgtttgtttgcttgctaactagctagcaaGCAAGGTCAGCTGATTTCAATGTATTGAGACAAATCTGTCAACGGTCTACGAGTGGCTTTAACTGAGCTGTATTGTGAAATCAGATTTACACGTAATGCTAGTAAACTCCAGAACAAGTTTAGTTGGTGTCATTTAAATTGATgaattacaaaaaaagtaaacGATGAACAACTAATCGTAACACTAACCTAACCTTCCTTCCTGGCTGGGTTACGAACAACAAGTCTTTACATCATGTTTGGACTCTGATTCGGGCCTATATCTCACCGATAATTTAAACCATCAAGTTAAGTTCAgagtgacaaaaaaaatatcacacacagactgtacTGTTCTGTGTACGAGGCGGTTCACTCCACACACTCGCTTTTGCTTGGATGGCTGGATTTTTTTCCGAATTAATAGATCATTAATAGCGATTGAAGTAACATTTCAGTGGCTGTCAATCTTTCCCTTTAAATTGTTCTTTCTACTCCTCTTGCTACTAACATCTTTTCAGGATGAGCCCTGGCATCAAAGAGACAAACGGCCTGAGTCTCCCTGAGGCATACAAGGCCAGCTTGGAGCAGCACATTGAACAGGGGGGCTGGAGTCTGGTCTGCCGAGATGAGGAGCTCTGCAAGCACATTGAGGACATCCTCAAGGGACAGAGCACCCATGACTGTTACCTCACCCATGGCCTGGACGTGCTCTCTGTCATGGAGGAGTCACTTCGCTGCCCAGTCACAGCCAGGGCTGGACTGAAGGGGCTGGCCAGGGCATTTGAGGTGCTGGAGCTGGCCTCTCTCAACCTCTACCTGTATCCATGGAGGAAGGAGTACAGAATAATCAAGGTGGGTAAAGTCAAGTGATACAGCGATATCTACCATGGTGATCAACTGAAAACAAAATTTAGAAAGTCAAACATATGAACCATACAGGTAGGGTTGCAAAATTCCGggaattttcaaagttggaaactttccatgggaattaacgggaatatacgggaattaacgggaataaatgggaattaatgggaataaactgGAAATGTTGTATCTGGCAAGACAAAGACCTTAATGTACTTGGAAAAAACCCATCTTTCAGCATAATGTTAGTTAAAACAACCTGATGTAGtgcaaattcagttgaatttctaccctgcacacaggtcgattacatgcacacaacaatcaacataggctactagacaTATAGGAAACCTAATTTTCCCGGTGAAAATGTCATTGCAAACATTATCTCATGTGGGAATAACTGGTGGGAAACTGGGGGAAGTTTGCGAAAAGAGTCGCCCAGTTCTTGGCGTGTCatcactgttgtcctcatgcAAATGGAAGAACGTAATTTTGCATCT
This sequence is a window from Sardina pilchardus chromosome 10, fSarPil1.1, whole genome shotgun sequence. Protein-coding genes within it:
- the si:dkey-238o13.4 gene encoding uncharacterized protein si:dkey-238o13.4, which gives rise to MSNGDRMVLALGGAGTVGSGVVKALLDRGFRVAVISRDSARLDKLKDFVSPSTKGNLITLVGNVGTEDGAEEAKQDLLKLVGKVTDVVSSLGFSWWQGGPPHTQTVKELHWVIDTLLLSTFVSWKTFFPLVRDDSDYTYTFITGGAGEKILMPGTGFLTVGAASALAFCQVLREEYPDVSCKLNQVKINTGVATPDRIAPGFLNHLELGEAVATLIERRNTSHTVYPVSCPADLKTVILEGNL